A stretch of DNA from Juglans microcarpa x Juglans regia isolate MS1-56 chromosome 5D, Jm3101_v1.0, whole genome shotgun sequence:
ATTACTCTCTTTTTTAGCGTTTTTGCTTCTAAATTGTGAGGCTCACAGTTAACAGTAGTGATTGTTAAATAAGGTAAATACAGAAGGATAAGACCTTCACAAATCGAATTGAAGACagcaaaattttttgaaaaagaaaagtgatgatgaaaaaaagggtaaaaaaaaaaaaaaaaaaaagacctagACACCTTAGGACTGGTATCTAAGGTTTTGGAATGGCCAAAATTGTTTCATAGGTGCATTAACGACATATAAGAACCTTATGGAGCCATTAGCCCTTCAATTGTGTAGGAAAGAGACTTTGCCCAATCAGCTCTAAGCAGAAGCGTTTGCAATGTCTGCATCACGTCGTATGAAGGATCAAGCTTCTGCTGCCAACCCTACATAATATAACCAATTACCAAAATCAGCAAAATGGATCACATCAACAGTTACTGATAGCAGTGAATAATTAGATGGATGACTCAGCATTCAGCAAATACAGAGCACTTCATAAGTACAGGGTCCTTCAGCCAGCCAACCAAATCTATCTCATTTATAACATTTAAGGATAGTCCATACGACCAACAATGTGGGATACTTCGATTTTTAATGGGCATATCACAATTGAGCTGATAGGGCAAAAAGAAGAAACATTACCTCGAGAACCAATGTTGTTACCAATACAGTGCACACATTGCCATCAACGTTGACTCTATGACGCCTAACTTTCTCAAGCAATTGCTGCATGCACTCAGCGGGATGGATTAGATCACCTTCAGGAGTACCCCAGAAAGTGAATGACTCTTCCACTTCCTGTAAAACAAGGTATTCAGGAAACTTCTATGCAGCAAATGGTTCAAACACCATACGAGAAAATTAGAATATACAGGATCTTAGCAAGAAGAAAAGTTGGTCTTCATAGAAATTTAACCGAGGAAATACACTCAAACAAGTAAGAAACTATCAGACAACTGAAGAAACTGTGATTTATGACCAtaactattataaaaataagaatgcTTCATAATACGCTTCTTATAATGAGAAATAAACACCAGTTAATCGGTAGACCAATGTAGCTTTTATTAAAAGAACGGCATGTCATGATTCAAGAAAAGATTTTCAACCCATATTTCTATGGTGCTACCTAGAAAATATGGAGCACGTTTgcttatttaaaaaagtaattttgaaaaacaattggcatttttttttcttttttcgaaaAACTATTGTCAAAACATAGTCATAATTTCATGTGCTTTGACCAATTACTCCTGaaattaagtattaaattttCTTAACATATTACCTCAATAAAAGCCTTTGGATTTGGGCAGTTTTGTTGTTTTGATAATCTAAGTGTGCACTCTGCTGCGGTGCGGCCATCTCGACGGGCAACGGCCttaaaaaagtcaattaagtTTATTCGATCGCTTCCTGAAAGTTCAGCAGTCATCCCTACATCAAGGAAAATGACATGAGGCTTTGATTTGAAAAGCCGTTTTCGAGGAGACTTGCTCTGAGTCACCCGGACAAGGATATTTCCAGGATGCATGTCCGCATGAATAAAGTTGTCCACCTGAAAGAAGAAATTCTAATGTCTTGGAAGCCAAAAAATGTTACAtttaaaaagtgaaaacaaTCCAAAGATACATGCTTAATATACATCTTAAATTGGGCATGAAATAGTAGAAAAGGAGttattcttctcttctttcttctttcttctttcattttccttgATATATTGTTTTGTGcttattattgaagaattattaCTTGTAAAGAACCCTATCATGATATTTTAGATATGCCATGCTTCTCTagttctttttaaaatgatattgaGGAGTCCTTGGGCCCTAATGTCTACTTTTTAGAACTTAAAACTAAGGAAAGAGAGCCTTTTCTTCCCAGCAGAACAACCAGTAGCCTTCATCAGCTACCATGTTTCAGTAGAAGAAGGACTACTTCCATACTTCCTTAAAGATACCATTTTATGAGCAAAATCAGATTGGATGCATATGGGACAAACTAGTCTTCTTAGTCAATAATTATGCACATATAGAGCCAAGGCCTAGAAAAACCTAACAGAGTGCCTAACAAAAAATACGAAGGTTCAGGGAGAGGgaaaggcagagagagagagagagagagagagagagagagagagagagagagagagagagagagggatcttGCTATGGTTAATTAGCTTTAGTACCCTCTGTTATAAGTCATTTGCTGTAATACCCTTAGGGATCTTGACCTGGTTAATTTCAAGGCATGAAACTAGAGTACCTTGACTAGTTCATCCAGTAAGAATTGCTAATCATCTGGGTTATCAGGATTTTATTATGGAATATAATCAATGCAATTACCAATGCCAAATGAATAGAATCATTGCAAGCtgtatcaaattaaaatatgaggTGTTACCAAAAGCATCTTCAAAAGTGCATGAGTCCCAATATGAGCAAGTGCAGATTTAATCCGGTCATGTCCTTCAAGGTCATCAACATAGTGTGAGACACTTTCCCCTTGTTCATAACTTTCAACCAGGACAGCAGGATGCACAAGTGGATACACTGGCTTAGGGAATGAAACATTCTTCCATCGACggaaattataaataaagcGGCTCAAATGAGCAGCTTCCCTCGCAAGGTCAACTTGAGACATCATGAAAACTGCAAACTGCTGTACACTTTCATCCAATCTCAACCACTTCAGTGTAGGGATGAAGTTTGATATTTTTGCTACAAAATTTATTATCATGAAATCCCTCCTGATTGATTCACCAACACCAGGATGTCTAACCTTTACCGCAACCACCATGGGCTTAACCTGTTGACCAGGGTATCGACATCTCAAAGAAGCTCGATGCACCTGAGCAATACTTCCAGATGCTACAGGTGACtcttcaaaattctcaaaaatttcAGAAAGCTCGCGACCAAATGCTCTTTCAATAGTTTTCCTTGTGTAGGCAAAGCTATGTTCAGGAGCTTTACTGTGAAGCTCTGAAAGCTTGGTGCATAAATCTCTAGGGAAAAGATCTGGTCGTGTGGCTGCCCATTGACCCCATTTTATAAATGCAGGACCTGCTTTTTCAAGTGTCCGAAGAACAATCTGAAGCCACATTTTCCTATATTGAGGTCCAAAATAATCCACAAATGGTGCCATCATGACGCTGGGCGAAAACAAAATTGCTAAATAGAGAGCCCTCACTAACAAGACTACACCTTCTACTACTGAGAACAATAATGAGGTCATATACGCATGGCCATCTTGTGCACGCATATACAAAGTGTTCGGTGATGGGTAATGTTCCGAGTCTGCCAGCGTTCTTTGTGCCCATGCTAGCTGTCCACAGGTGAATGCAAAAATACTGGGAACTAGCAAGTGAGAGCGTGTCAAGGACAAGCTGACTGCCTGAGCAATCCTATTTATGGGGGGAAAAGAATGACCATTGGGGGAATATTTTTGGTAGAGCCTTTTCCAAGCAACTTGAGCATGATTTGTCACTACACTGCTTGCTGAGATAGCAGAGAAATTCCTGGAAATACAAAGGCCAAAACTCTTCTTGGTCTTGTACATTGATAACGAAGCATTTTGCCTCCTTGAAAACCTATTATAGAAGCATAAACTGTATTGGGGCAGATGCAGCCCAACCGTAGCAAGGCCTACATACTTTCTTACTTCTGGATAGCTGCTCCGCTGGTTTCTGAGGATGGAATGTGCAGcaattcttatattttgaaacaTCAAAAGTCTGCAGATTTCAGAATAATGTAAGTTAGCAATACAAATATctagcaattttttttgttttttttttttgataggtaaccatagaaattttattaatagaaaaaggcAAAGTCCAGGTACCCAggtagtatacatgagaaacacCTAGCTAGGGTTTACAATCGAAAGaagaaagtcatgaacatttAGACCGTTACAAACAATGGTTCCCACCCATAAAagcaatgaatttttttttttttttttataagagtaattttattaatacaaatGAAATAGGCTTAGCCCGTGtatacaagaagtatacaaaagaacacctaaaaaCATTCTAAGATCAAGAGAATAAAGACATAAAAGCAATGACTCAAAGAAGAAATGTTTTAGTTCCTCCGTTCTCTCACAATCTTTAAAGCTTCTtgcatttctttccctccagaTACACCAACACAAACAAATAGGAACCATACACCAAATGGCCGCCACCTGTGAGTTACCCTGAATGCCTCGCCAACTTGCATGGAAGTCCACCAATCtaagaggcatgacccatgacAACCAACTCTCGTGAAAAAATATCCCACGACcctggccacctcacaatgtagaagcACAAATATCTAGCAAATCTCACAGAACAgcaatgtttttcatttttatctaaGAAAAGTATAAATTTAAATGTCTCTTTCACCATGATTTTGAACCTTTGGTAATTGCAAGCTCCCTCTATTTCTGaattaaaaacataatgtaACAAAATACAAAGCGGGCACAAACATTTGAGATTTCTAGTAGCCCCATGTAGCTGGAAGGTTTTATTAGATTCAagtattaaattgttttaatcAAGCATAATAGTCACAAGGCCATAGTTCAAccccattacaaacaataagAAACATACAGTTAAGATACAAAATATGGGGTTAATAGCACATGATAAAGCTGCTTAATTTAGCTTCAATGCCAACTTCAAAACTCCCACATCATAATCAAAACCTAGACGCTAATTAAACCAAATATACTTTTTCAACTGATATAAGGATACCAGATCATTAAGATTTTCACCCTTCAAATCCAATATTCGTTTTAAATAGAAAACAACTATAAATTAAACAATCTAAGAACCTAAATTTTACTCCTAAACATTTTTCATCTGAGACCCAATGATTCTATGAATCTTATTCAATCCCAAAACATTGCATAATAGGAACCTAGGCACCCAGATGGCTACAAATCCCCAACTCAAATAGCTCCAGGAAAAAGGGGACCGAGTCATCACAGGACGGCGAACTCGGGAAAGACTAGACTTGATATAGAcggagggaaaaagaaataaacccTTAATCTTGAACTCACACGCacgggagggggagagagagagagagagagagagagaggagctaGAACACACCAACCTAGACATGGCGATTGAATCTTAAAAGGGGTGGATGCATTCAACGTGCGCTGGTGTTGAATGGTTGTTGTTGCCAGCATCTTTCGTTGGGGACTCACTCAGCCTTCGTGTGAGTCGTTCATCATCTAGGGTTTTTGGAGAGAGTGATGGATAGGGGGTGTAactggtctggtccggtccggtctggttttagacaaaatttaggaccggtatgtaccggttttacattttcaaaaacagATTACCCGCTAGTGACCCCCTCGGGGTTCTGGTCCgattcggtccggttttccggttttaatcatctaccataaaaaaattctgcCATAAAAAAACTGCTCCCATGTAAAAAATCTGCTGCcataaaaaatctgctataacaaaaaaactgctatagaaaaatctgctactataaaaatataaaatctgatatatataaaaaaaaaaaaaaaaaaaaaaaaaagaaaaaaaaaaaaaactgcaacaacaaaataaaccctAAATCAGAAGCTCATTAAAGCTTTTACAATATGCAGTTATGCACATATTGATGCCAgttcacaacaaaaaaaaaaaaaaaagaaggatcaACCAAAACTGACTTTTTTATAAGTGTTCAATGGACAAGCCAAAAGGGCAAAGTACCCTGCCTCTCGTTACATAGCACAAGAGAAAAAGCTTCTGGGTTCCTTATATCAATGCACACAGAATAAAGattaatagagaaagaaaaatcatcaatgcaATAGCAGAAAATTCAAATAGAGAATACACACAATGCAAGAAAACATTGTAATGATTCAAGAAAACACAGAACACACAAGAAACCAAACCAGTAGAATCACTGATTGACATCCATCCAACCCAAAAAATTATCAGGTTCAAATCTACTAACAGATATATATgaacaacaaacaaacaaaattacccacaaaaacaaaaaggaaagaaatcaaTCTATTTTCAGCTGGATGGGGAACTATATATGTTCATCCTCGATGGGGagctatacaacatatataaaccctaaatcctaaatcctaaatcctaaaatataaaatataaaattataccttccacaattataaaatacagaTTCAGGTTGATGGGGagctatacaaaaaaaaaactataaaatataaaccctAATCAGATTTCGAAATCTgtaaaaaaccctaaatcccAAATCTGTAAATTCGATAAAAACCCTGAATGAAATGAATCAATTGGCAATGAATTGAaacattgtaatgattcatgaagtaaatgtaagattttgaaaattaaaaagcatatatatgttCACATACCGATTAGCCCGCCGAGAGAGGGGAAAACAATATCTGTGATTCTGTAGCCTCGGGAACAACTGGAAGCGGAGGAGAACAGAACGGACCAACAGTGTCGACGGCGATGGGCTGTTGACGGCGTGAGAGAGGGGCTGAGCGTGAGAGACGGCTGCGGGGACTCGGGGACTCGAGAGGCAGAGCAGAGATGGTCGAGCGTTTGGATCTTTTGTTCAGATGGAGATTCGGCGCAagggacgagagagagagggaagaggaaTGTGTGAAATGGGCCGTGCGTTTGGATCTTTTGTTTAGGTGAGGGGAAGTTTCAGAGCTGGCTCCACTTCGGTTTAAAAGCGGTGGTTCGATTCTCGTTTGCCCCACGCAGGGCATAAATATCATCAATCATACAGCGAAAGGTCTTTAATTCATTTAACGGTCCGCATAGATAGTAGAGGGCTTAcctattataatttgatttaaaatttaaatcatatcaattaaatcttatcaaataGTTGATGTATTCTACACTGATTATAAATAgaacaaatatttcattataatatatatatatatatatatatattagaatctttttttttttttatatatatatccgaCCATCAATGAAATTAGGAGTCaaacatgattttataaagACGCGCCCACCCATGAAAAGGACTTATATATGCTGATCATCTTTGCTTTTTCCCCTACATATTTTTAATCTTCTCCCTCTAATTTGATCTAAAAATCCAAGCTCAAGCATTTAACTTAATTTTCATAATCCTTATAGAGATACATATTGAGTCCGAGTGCTTTTAATCCATCAAGCGTAATACCTACATAATGTTATTGATATGACAGATATTAATGAGTAATTATTATGCACTGTGGGACTAAGATTATATAGTCCTatattatataagtaattttaattatatagcatgtagtaataaaatgaaagtAACACTTCTTTCGCATTTTGGGAGCAGATGTGAAAGATATTCTGATCATAATTGCCGTGTTTAGAGCCATTGAACCTTATGAAAAGTACCTAGCCCTTCCTGCAATGGTAGAAAGATCTCGAGTTGCTTCTTTCAATGGTATTGTGGATAGAGTAAGAGCAAGGCTTTCAAACTGGAAATTGAAATATCTTTCTCAAGCTGGAAAAGAAGTTTTAAATCATTCAAGCAATACTTACATATAGTATGGGAGTTTTCAAAATCCCTATAAGCATCTTGCATGAAATACACAGAGGATTATGCTTGCTTATTGGTAGGGACAATTCAGTGGGTTCCAAAGCATCATCTGGGAAGAAGTAAGGCTGTGGGGGGTTTGGGATTTCAAGATTTGGAATTATTTAATCTGGCCATGTTGACCAAGCAAGCATGGAGGCTAGTGCAGAATCCTTCCTCTCTGACAGCTCAAGTCTTGGCTTCAAATTATTATAACTCAAGCAATTTCTTGAATACACAGTTAGGGAGAAACCCTTCTTATCTGTGGAGAAGTCTCCTGCTAGCAAGACCTATTCTCAAAAAAGGTCTCTTTTGGAGGGTAGGAAATGGGAAGGATATCAAAATTTGGTCTGACAGGTGGCTGCCTCAAACTCCTAACTTTCAGGTCCAAAGTTGATGTGCTATCTTAACTGCAGATGCTTCAGTATCAGATCTTATTGATCAATCAACATGTCAATGGAAGTACCAGCTTGTGAGACAAACTTTTTGCCGGGAAGAAGCTGAGAGGATCTTGAAGATACAAGTTAGCCAATGTGGAAGTGGAGATATACAGATCTGGACTTGTACAAAGAATGAGACTTTTACTATGAAATCAGATTATCATATGCAAGTTGAGCTTGAGCAAAGTAAGAAAGTTCAATGCTCTGTTCATAACTCTGATCAAGATAAGTGGAGAATTTTGTGGTCCCTTAAGCTGCCTAATGCTGAGAAGTATTTTTGTGGAAGGCATGTCATGAAGGTCAATCAAGCTCAATCTTTACCATGAGGATGAAACAAATTTTGATACCTAATCCTCATCTAGCATAATCCTTTGCTGCTTTTAATGCCTCAAAGTTTGCTATTGAGCTTGGTTTCCAACGTATATCTTAGAAGGGGATGTTCTAAATGTTGTGGATGGCATTAAAAATGGTGCTAAAAAATTGGAGAGTTACAGTATGCTCATATCATATGCTAGATCTATCTTGGTTCATTTTCAACAATGGACAGTTGCTCATATTCAAAGAGCTTCTAATTCAGTTGCTCATGTCTTGGTAGGGGTGAAAATCGATGCCTTCGACATAATTTTTGGGCAAAACCGTTATCGATCGACGTGCAGGTGTATGATTTTATGAAGAACGGAGGGAGGGGAGGAATGCGGGTGCCTTGGCTTGGCTTCAAGAATGGTGTCATGATTTTCAGAATGGTGCCTTCCGTATTGAAGAATGGAGGGAGTGgaagggagggagaggaatgagtGAGAGATTTGGGAGCTTTGGGTTAGGTTTTAGACGGGGTGTGGGGGTCTGGAAGAAGGTTgtcttgtttctttcttttgtttctcttttctctttgtttttttctttaaattaatagCTGCCAAGTGGCTTCTGCCACATTATTAGGTAGAGGCATTCGGTAGAAAAATTTGGTGGCCGTAgcaatacttatatatattatatatgtatgtatgtatatatgtaaaattttgttttttctttgtttttttataattattaaaatatatattatatatatggtacaatGTCAATTAAATTCCACACCCACCAtacttacaaaaacaaaatatctttaattatcaAACTTTATAGATAGTCAAATTAAATATTTCGATATGAATGAAACAAAATATCACATTATATTTCTcgttaacatatataattattttgggGGGAAATGTGAGAAGAAACTGATTGAAACTATGTATGGAAATAAGAGTATCAATGTTAAAAGGGTGATTATAGCGCTTTTGCCACGAAATCTAGTCGCCAATAAAATAAAACGCAGCAAAAGAACATGTTTGTTGTACTGACGTGTGTGCCCGCGTAAATGCTCCACCTCTACTACATACATATATTCCTATTTTAGAGCTTAAAGATTTAGCTTCTAAAACGTTTTATCTtccaatttatataaatttttcgAGGTCAAACTTTGTAGTTTTTAAGTctataaagagatttttctaagatattttaggctagttttattttttattttaaaaaagtaggaTATGCTAGACCACAATGCCGACAAAGTGAAGGTTTTCTTTTTGgctctttctttttaattttagatgGAGTTAGAAATTCATGGATTTTAGATGGAGTTAGAAATGgttttcataattttaagaAAGGTGAAGAGGTTTCTCAATTCTTTTGAtttgtccccccccccccccccccccccccccccctcaaaaaaaaaaaaaaaaaaaattgtttagagCCAAAGGGAACATTTTTCAACTGATCTTTTAGTTGAAACATGTTTGCACCTACTTATGGAAGTTCAGTCAAAGAATATCCAAAAGGCAAAAGCATACCGAGCTTAGGAAAAAAAGAGACCCGAGAGCGGACCACAAGACAACAATGCTAACAAAGTGATAAAGAGGGTGTAGGTTTTCAATGGGAAATTCACCATTTAGTTGTGAGATGAGATTCAATTCAGAAGGGGTTTATCATCTGCTAGGaccatatcatcaacatataagcGTAAAACAAGGGTACCATGTGATGAGTTGCAAATGAACATGCTTCGATCGGTTGTGTTGCAGAAAAAATCGAGATGAAGCAAAAAATGGCTAAGCAGTCAAACCAAACTCTTGGAGCTTGTTTGAGCCCATAACGGAGTTTACATACAAAGGAGCGATGCTATGGACCAATGTATCCAAAGGGCTGGTGCATGTAAGCTTGGTTGGAGAGGCAGTCGTGGAGAAAGCTCAAGACATCAAGTTGGCAAGTCTCCCAACCTTTAACAATAGAAACAATGAGAATAAATGAGATAGTAGCAAGTTTTATTAATGACGACAAGGTTTCAAAGAAATATAGTGCATCCATCTTATTGAACCCCATTGCAATGAGTCGTTCTTTGAGTAGGCCGGAGGAACCATCAAGCTTAAGCTGGGAATGTTAAACCCATTTGCACTCAACTATGTTCATAGTGGGTGGGTTGTGGTCAGACAAGGACCCATGTGGAGTTGGCAGCAAGCTCTCCATCCATGACAGTAGATTGCCCAACATAGAGTCTAGTTTGTTGTGTCAGCATTCATCAAGAAAAG
This window harbors:
- the LOC121265046 gene encoding probable serine/threonine-protein kinase abkC — protein: MFQNIRIAAHSILRNQRSSYPEVRKYVGLATVGLHLPQYSLCFYNRFSRRQNASLSMYKTKKSFGLCISRNFSAISASSVVTNHAQVAWKRLYQKYSPNGHSFPPINRIAQAVSLSLTRSHLLVPSIFAFTCGQLAWAQRTLADSEHYPSPNTLYMRAQDGHAYMTSLLFSVVEGVVLLVRALYLAILFSPSVMMAPFVDYFGPQYRKMWLQIVLRTLEKAGPAFIKWGQWAATRPDLFPRDLCTKLSELHSKAPEHSFAYTRKTIERAFGRELSEIFENFEESPVASGSIAQVHRASLRCRYPGQQVKPMVVAVKVRHPGVGESIRRDFMIINFVAKISNFIPTLKWLRLDESVQQFAVFMMSQVDLAREAAHLSRFIYNFRRWKNVSFPKPVYPLVHPAVLVESYEQGESVSHYVDDLEGHDRIKSALAHIGTHALLKMLLVDNFIHADMHPGNILVRVTQSKSPRKRLFKSKPHVIFLDVGMTAELSGSDRINLIDFFKAVARRDGRTAAECTLRLSKQQNCPNPKAFIEEVEESFTFWGTPEGDLIHPAECMQQLLEKVRRHRVNVDGNVCTVLVTTLVLEGWQQKLDPSYDVMQTLQTLLLRADWAKSLSYTIEGLMAP